In Trichoderma breve strain T069 chromosome 4, whole genome shotgun sequence, the following proteins share a genomic window:
- a CDS encoding enoyl-CoA hydratase/isomerase domain-containing protein has product MAGHPITVDYKGRIAIITLNQPEKLNSLNQEQFYLLGELLREVATHEEVVITLLIGTGRFFSSGADMSDLSTFMANASRKDVLTGSLLNNIHLTRAFYTHPKILVAALNGPVVGFLAALVSFADYIYAQPQAFLLIPFSSLGLAAEGGASRALRERLGVSKAKEALLLSRRIPSNELLSCGFVNKIIESTSPKSDEAKAKPANFLEKVLLELDKDFGPHLNDSSLLDIKEQFVRDDRNTYGHVTVQEAYTAVEKITAGIPQEHMKKIAKRGKSKL; this is encoded by the exons ATGGCGGGACATCCCATCACCGTGGATTACAAAGGGCGaattgccatcatcaccctcaACCAGCCCGAGAAATTAAACTCACTGAACCAAGAGCAGTTCTACCTATTAGGGGAACTTTTGCGAGAAGTGGCAACACACGAAGAGGTTGTCATCACGCTGCTTATTGGAACAGGACGGTTTTTCTCATC GGGTGCAGATATGTCCGATCTTAGTACATTCATGGCAAACGCTAGCCGCAAAGATGTGTTAACCGGATCTTTATTAAACAACATCCATCTAACTCGCGCTTTCTACACCCATCCAAAAATTTTAGTTGCGGCACTTAATGGACCTGTTGTTGGCTTTCTAGCAGCACTAGTTTCGTTTGCCGATTATATATATGCCCAACCTCAAGCGTTCTTGCTTATTCCCTTTTCATCGCTTGGACTAGCCGCTGAGGGAGGCGCATCTCGTGCACTAAGAGAGCGTCTTGGTGTCTCGAAAGCCAAAGAAGCACTGCTACTAAGCAGACGCATTCCATCTAATGAGCTTCTGTCATGCGGTTTCGTAAACAAGATTATTGAATCAACCTCACCAAAGTcggatgaagccaaggctAAACCAGCGAACTTCTTGGAAAAAGTTCTGCTTGAGTTAGATAAGGATTTTGGGCCTCATCTCAATGACTCCAGTCTATTGGACATCAAGGAACAATTTGTTCGAGATGATAGAAATACATATGGCCACGTAACTGTGCAGGAGGCATATACTGCTGTGGAGAAAATAACTGCGGGAATTCCACAGGAACATATGAAGAAAATAGCTAAAAGGGGAAAATCCAAATTGTGA
- a CDS encoding cytochrome p450 domain-containing protein, with protein MHQIYGPIVRVNPYEVHIKDPEFCIEHFSPVKKLDKYGWWYRVFGGPWSTISTEDHHVHKTRRGTFQNFLAPRMVRGFVPTIFEKLKGASAIMDRHVRTGNVLNLSNVYRCMAADVVSAYVLPTSLNLLESDDLGEEFQSSLRFFFETATSMRYLGFMEPIITIIPSVIFNAMLTQPAKALIRLVRGPDMDKSRICLLERINNNQHEQDEKFRERLIQEAEQFIVAGSETTGHTLAVTTFYILQDKNVQEKLRQELIHADIVFDGNLEITKLQALPYLSAVITEGLRFSHGVGSRLPRINKSSEVQYKQWRIPAGVPISMTSRLHHEDARLFPEPYKFSPERWLQADSKNLKKYLSPFGHGSRICPGMHLAIYEINIAIAYIFTHYTVINSDTTEDDLVSKHDLGAPFPKQDSKGLQVTLQARVTE; from the exons ATGCACCAGATCTACG GTCCAATTGTGCGTGTTAATCCGTACGAGGTGCATATCAAAGATCCGGAATTTTGCATAGAGCACTTTTCTCCTGTCAAAAAGCTCGATAAATATGGCTGGTGGTACAGGGTATTTGGTGGTCCTTGGTCTACCATCAGTACAGAGGATCATCACGTCCACAAAACGCGGCGCGGCACTTTTCAGAACTTTTTGGCTCCACGTATGGTTAGAGGCTTTGTGCCTACCATTTTTGAGAAGCTAAAAGGGGCGAGCGCTATCATGGATCGACACGTGCGAACAGGAAATGTATTGAACCTGTCAAACGTCTATCGGTGTATGGCGGCGGATGTTGTATCTGCATATGTCTTACCAACATCCCTGAATCTTCTTGAATCAGATGACTTGGGGGAGGAGTTTCAGTCTAGTCTAAGATTCTTTTTCGAAACGGCAACCAGCATGCGATATCTTGGATTCATGGAACCTATCATTACGATCATCCCTTCTGTAATATTCAACGCGATGCTTACTCAGCCTGCAAAGGCTTTAATAAGGCTTGTAAGG GGACCAGATATGGACAAATCACGGATATGTCTACTTGAACGAATAAACAACAACCAGCACGAGCAAGATGAGAAGTTTCGTGAGAGGTTGAttcaagaagcagagcaaTTTATTGTGGCTGGTAGTGAAACAACTGGTCATACGTTAGCGGTGACAACTTTCTACATTCTTCAAGATAAGAATGTTCAAGAAAAGCTACGACAGGAGCTCATACATGCAGATATCGTATTTGATGGCAACCTCGAAATCACAaagcttcaagctcttccCTATTTG TCCGCAGTTATTACTGAAGGGTTGCG TTTCTCACACGGTGTGGGTTCAAGACTACCAAGAATCAACAAGTCAAGCGAGGTACAATATAAACAATGGAGAATACCAGCCGGT GTCCCAATAAGCATGACATCACGGCTTCATCATGAAGATGCACGTTTATTTCCAGAGCCTTACAAATTTTCCCCTGAacgatggcttcaagccGACAGCAAGAATTTGAAGAAATATCTCAGCCCATTTGGCCACGGATCTAGGATATGCCCCGGAATGCA TCTGGCTATATACGAGATCAATATCGCCATTGCCTATATATTTACCCACTATACAGTGATAAACTCCGACACAACAGAAGATGATCTTGTTTCCAAGCACGATTTGGGGGCTCCGTTTCCCAAACAGGATTCTAAAGGACTTCAAGTAACGCTACAGGCTAGAGTGACTGAGTGA
- a CDS encoding amidase domain-containing protein — protein sequence MPPSKSAKQKAQWKEIAHEAQDLRDQSLTDVGTTAQLPLQLPTSVINIPEIVLSEANIRITSLSPQQLIDLISDGQLSAQEVIQAFLERAVTAQKLTNCLTELLPQRAISRAIELDGHFSRSSVPVGPLHGLPISVKSHIGIAHRPLASGYCALFHSHTRPVSDALVVQILMRAGAIVHARTTEPQSMMQLECASNLYGVTTNPYSHIALSSGGSSGGEGALIALRGSVLGIGSDVGGSIRVPAAACGIYGLKPTSFRVPTTGWSSTPPGADPIVTVLGPMGVNLEVLELFMRVVAAAESWKVEPALIPLPWRAVSIDPTAERPLRLGIIWHDDVVQPHPPVQRVLGEFADKVGGLSHVEVVNFPVYKHDEAWAIVSSLYFTDGGDADIAVMAESGEPLLPLTEWIIKENPGVKKLSRSELEYWLEEREEFRLEYSQHWNKTGRWNEASGSWENTVDAIICPVAPGVATRHNTAKYWTYTAVWNLLDYPALTFPAGRADKNIDVKDNRKRFLSGLDKENWQLYNPEVFHDMPVGLQIIGRRFEDEKIIAILKFLENNI from the exons ATGCCGCCCTCGAAATCtgcaaagcaaaaagcacaATGGAAAGAAATTGCCCATGAAGCTCAAGACCTTCGTGACCAAAGCTTAACTGATGTTGGAACAACCGCTCAACTCCCACTGCAGCTCCCAACGAGCGTCATCAATATTCCGGAAATAGTTTTGTCGGAGGCAAATATTCGAATAACATCTCTGTCGCCACAACAACTTATAGATCTAATATCCGATGGGCAGCTATCAGCTCAGGAAGTCATTCAAGCCTTCCTGGAAAGAGCAGTAACTGCCCAGAAGCTC ACGAACTGTCTAACCGAACTTCTTCCCCAGCGAGCTATTTCTCGAGCTATAGAGCTTGATGGCCACTTTTCTCGAAGCTCAGTCCCAGTTGGGCCTCTTCACGGTCTACCCATAAGCGTCAAATCCCATATTGGTATTGCCCATAGACCTCTTGCCTCTGGTTACTGTGCTTTATTCCACTCACATACCCGCCCTGTCTCTGATGCATTAGTGGTACAAATTCTCATGCGAGCAGGTGCGATTGTCCATGCTCGAACAACAGAGCCTCAGAGCATGATGCAGCTTGAATGCGCTTCAAATCTATATGGAGTCACCACAAATCCGTATTCTCACATTGCTCTGTCTTCGGGTGGGTCGTCTGGTGGCGAAGGGGCGCTGATAGCATTGCGCGGCTCGGTCCTAGGTATAGGAAGTGACGTGGGCGGATCGATTCGTGTCCCGGCTGCCGCTTGTGGGATATACGGGCTGAAACCAACCTCTTTTCGAGTGCCAACGACTGGCTGGAGCAGTACTCCACCGGGAGCAGACCCAATAGTAACGGTGTTGGGGCCTATGGGCGTCAACTTGGAGGTATTGGAGCTGTTTATGAGGGTCGTTGCGGCCGCAGAATCATGGAAAGTCGAACCAGCACTCATACCATTACCATGGAGAGCAGTATCAATAGATCCAACAGCAGAGAGGCCATTACGCTTGGGGATAATATGGCATGATGACGTTGTCCAGCCACATCCACCGGTGCAGAGGGTGCTGGGAGAGTTCGCAGATAAAGTGGGTGGGTTATCGCATGTGGAAGTGGTTAATTTTCCAGTATATAAGCACGACGAAGCGTGGGCAATTGTTTCAAGCTTATATTTCACTGATGGTGGCGACGCTGACATCGCAGTCATGGCTGAGTCGGGAGAGCCATTGCTGCCCTTAACTGAGTGGATCATAAAGGAGAATCCAGGTGTGAAGAAATTGAGCCGTAGCGAGCTAGAATACTGGCTGGAAGAGCGAGAGGAATTCCGACTGGAGTATTCACAGCACTGGAATAAGACGGGACGCTGGAATGAAGCCTCAGGATCATGGGAGAATACTGTGGATGCCATTATATGTCCCGTTGCACCTGGAGTGGCCACTAGACACAATACTGCCAAGTACTGGACATATACTGCAGTGTGGAATCTACTGGATTATCCTGCGCTAACTTTCCctgctggaagagctgatAAAAATATCGACGTCAAAGACAACCGAAAGCGATTTCTGAGTGGcttggacaaggagaatTGGCAATTGT ACAACCCCGAAGTATTCCACGATATGCCTGTAGGCCTGCAGATTATTGGTCGCAGATTTGAGGATGAAAAGATAATTGCTATCCTGAAATTTCTTGAGAATAACATATAA